In bacterium, the following proteins share a genomic window:
- a CDS encoding DUF4342 domain-containing protein, which yields MPDQFTEEIKVSGEQLLAKIKELVRQGNIRRITIIDKDGKTIIAFPLTIGVVGALIAPTLAAIGAVAALVTECTVKVEREQK from the coding sequence ATGCCAGACCAATTCACCGAGGAAATAAAAGTATCCGGCGAGCAGCTGCTGGCAAAGATCAAGGAACTGGTCCGGCAAGGCAACATCCGCCGCATCACCATCATCGACAAGGATGGAAAGACCATCATCGCCTTCCCGCTGACCATCGGGGTGGTGGGCGCCCTGATCGCCCCGACCCTGGCCGCCATCGGCGCGGTGGCGGCATTAGTGACCGAGTGCACGGTCAAGGTAGAACGGGAGCAGAAGTAG
- the crtI gene encoding phytoene desaturase family protein, whose amino-acid sequence MPKKKIIIIGAGPGGLTAGMQLAHQGHQVDIFEKKDVVGGRNAPIRLGGFTFDTGPTFLMLLEVLEQSFADAGRDLNKYLDLKRIDPMYRLRFDGAKDFFPTGDEKRMVEEIERAFPGDGQNYLRFKKTEGKKFDRVYPCLKVPYGSLLSYLKPRFLKAVPRLDPFASVYHRLAGYFKHEHLRIAMTFQAKYLGMSPWQCPATFTILSVIEHKFGIYHPIGGLNKISEAMARVIQEDGGRIHLNTPVKQLMVKDRTAKGVLLEDGRTIEADEVILNPDFAWAMSHLVKPEDRKKYTDAKLKKMEYSCSTFMLYLGLDKLYDIPHHNVIFADDYRDNVEDIVHRKALSSDPSVYIQNASITDPTLAPAGKSAIYVLVPVTNQTSGLDWQKERKAFRDRVIGIIKQKTELKDIDQHIEMEKIITPADWENEYGIYHGATFNLSHKISQMLSFRPHNRFEEFRNCYLVGGGTHPGSGLPTIYQSGRIAAAMIMGTKVS is encoded by the coding sequence ATGCCGAAGAAAAAAATCATCATCATCGGGGCCGGGCCGGGCGGGCTGACCGCCGGCATGCAGCTGGCCCACCAGGGCCACCAGGTGGATATCTTTGAAAAGAAGGACGTGGTGGGCGGCCGCAACGCTCCCATCAGGCTGGGCGGATTCACCTTTGACACCGGCCCCACCTTCCTGATGCTGCTGGAAGTGCTGGAGCAGTCCTTTGCCGACGCCGGCCGGGACCTGAACAAATACCTGGACCTTAAGCGCATCGATCCCATGTACCGCCTGCGCTTTGACGGGGCAAAGGACTTCTTCCCCACCGGCGATGAGAAAAGAATGGTGGAGGAGATCGAGCGGGCCTTCCCCGGGGACGGCCAAAATTACCTGCGGTTCAAAAAGACCGAAGGCAAGAAGTTTGACCGGGTCTACCCCTGCCTGAAGGTGCCCTACGGCAGCCTGCTATCCTATCTCAAGCCCAGGTTCCTTAAAGCCGTTCCCCGGCTGGACCCCTTCGCCTCGGTCTATCACCGGCTGGCCGGCTATTTTAAGCACGAGCACCTGCGGATCGCCATGACCTTCCAGGCCAAATACCTGGGGATGTCGCCCTGGCAGTGCCCGGCCACCTTCACCATCCTGTCGGTGATCGAGCATAAGTTCGGCATCTACCACCCCATCGGCGGGCTCAATAAGATATCTGAAGCCATGGCCAGGGTGATCCAGGAGGACGGCGGACGGATCCACCTGAACACCCCGGTAAAACAATTGATGGTGAAGGACCGCACTGCCAAAGGCGTTTTGCTGGAGGACGGCCGGACCATAGAGGCCGACGAGGTGATCCTCAACCCCGATTTCGCCTGGGCCATGAGCCATCTGGTGAAACCCGAAGACCGGAAGAAATACACCGACGCCAAACTTAAAAAGATGGAATATTCCTGCTCCACCTTCATGCTCTACCTGGGCCTGGACAAACTGTACGACATACCGCACCATAACGTGATCTTCGCCGATGACTACCGGGACAACGTGGAGGACATCGTCCACCGCAAGGCCTTGTCCAGCGACCCCTCGGTCTACATCCAGAACGCCAGCATCACCGACCCCACTTTGGCTCCGGCCGGCAAGTCGGCAATTTACGTGTTGGTGCCGGTCACCAACCAGACCTCAGGGCTGGACTGGCAGAAGGAGCGAAAAGCCTTCCGCGACCGGGTGATCGGGATCATCAAGCAGAAGACCGAGCTCAAGGACATTGACCAACATATAGAGATGGAGAAGATCATCACCCCGGCCGACTGGGAAAATGAATACGGGATCTACCATGGGGCCACCTTCAACCTCAGCCACAAGATCTCCCAGATGCTGTCCTTTAGGCCCCACAACCGTTTTGAGGAGTTTAGGAACTGCTACCTGGTGGGCGGCGGCACCCACCCCGGCTCGGGCCTGCCCACCATCTACCAGTCGGGGCGGATCGCGGCCGCAATGATCATGGGAACCAAGGTTTCTTAA
- the radC gene encoding DNA repair protein RadC, whose protein sequence is MDKKEQTSGHRQRLKDKFRQTAGEGLHDYELLELLLTYALPRRDVKPLAKELIAVFGGLAGVLDASPEDLEKIKGLGSSPGVLIKLAKHLSEQYLAAGMISRDALSSPQSVLAFARTKMAGLPNEAFLCIYLNTKNEVLRYKTINQGTVDKAAVYPRRIIEEALNLHAAGMILVHNHPSGHCQPSPEDRQLTDSIVSVARTLDIRVLDHLIVGRLGYYSFAENKLL, encoded by the coding sequence ATGGACAAGAAAGAACAGACCTCGGGTCACCGCCAAAGGCTGAAGGATAAATTCCGCCAGACCGCCGGAGAAGGCCTGCACGACTACGAACTGCTGGAACTGCTGCTGACCTATGCCCTGCCCCGGCGCGATGTAAAGCCCCTGGCCAAGGAACTGATAGCGGTTTTCGGCGGCCTGGCCGGAGTACTGGACGCTTCGCCGGAAGACCTGGAGAAGATCAAAGGCCTGGGAAGCTCCCCGGGAGTGCTGATCAAGCTGGCCAAGCACCTGTCCGAGCAGTACCTGGCGGCCGGGATGATATCCCGGGACGCCCTTTCCTCGCCCCAGTCGGTGCTGGCTTTCGCCCGGACCAAGATGGCCGGACTGCCCAACGAAGCCTTTCTCTGCATCTATCTCAACACCAAGAACGAGGTGCTGAGATACAAGACCATCAACCAGGGCACGGTGGACAAGGCGGCGGTCTATCCCCGGCGGATCATCGAAGAAGCCCTGAACCTGCACGCCGCCGGAATGATCCTGGTGCACAACCACCCCAGCGGGCACTGCCAGCCCTCGCCGGAGGACCGGCAGCTGACCGACTCCATCGTCAGCGTGGCCAGGACGCTGGACATCCGGGTGCTGGACCATTTGATAGTGGGCCGGCTGGGGTATTACAGTTTTGCCGAGAATAAATTATTGTAA
- a CDS encoding response regulator — MEKYTILVVEDEANMARLLEFQLRSAGYQVIQARDGQDGLQVAKEKHVDLILTDIMMPLMDGYELCRAVKQSPELWHIPVIMLSAKADRASIIHGYAVGAARYLTKPLKREELYKGIDLRLKYSYKAKVMLDRKAKEWAGRLSENNVFTVLELFSIGGWTGRIDITNSMGQHGCLHIARGSILSCSLEGQSNNFNIFLVLSWEKGEFTAFRY; from the coding sequence ATGGAAAAGTACACCATCCTGGTGGTCGAAGATGAGGCCAACATGGCGCGCCTGCTGGAATTTCAGCTGCGGAGCGCCGGCTATCAGGTGATCCAGGCCCGGGACGGCCAGGACGGCCTGCAGGTGGCCAAAGAGAAGCATGTGGACCTGATCCTGACCGACATCATGATGCCGCTGATGGACGGCTACGAGCTGTGCCGGGCGGTCAAACAGAGCCCGGAACTGTGGCACATTCCGGTGATCATGCTCTCGGCCAAGGCCGACCGGGCCAGCATCATTCATGGTTATGCGGTGGGCGCCGCCCGCTACCTGACCAAGCCGCTTAAGCGGGAGGAGCTGTACAAGGGCATTGACCTGCGGCTTAAGTATTCTTACAAGGCCAAGGTCATGCTGGACCGCAAGGCCAAGGAGTGGGCCGGCCGGCTGTCGGAGAACAACGTTTTCACCGTGCTGGAGCTTTTCTCCATCGGCGGCTGGACCGGGCGGATAGACATCACCAACTCCATGGGCCAGCACGGCTGCCTGCACATAGCCAGGGGTTCCATCCTTAGCTGCAGCCTGGAGGGGCAGAGCAATAATTTCAACATCTTCCTGGTGCTGTCCTGGGAAAAGGGCGAATTTACCGCCTTCCGGTACTGA
- a CDS encoding DNA alkylation repair protein has translation MNDIIKHIRAELLKNVDPVYREGAQNYFKEGIVLHGVRLPVVRAISAKYYRQVKGLERVEIFALCDQLLSYGTSEERTIAFDWAWRRRREFQPSDFNVFERWLKDHVNNWGGVDDLCCHTFGYFIDRFPEFLPNFLRWTKSKQWPLRRAAAVILIYPVRRGKYFSDVLKTSGALLCDDHYLVQKGYGWLLKESCKKFPGEVFDYVMKNNRQMPRTALRYAIEKMPVAQRKKAMSK, from the coding sequence GTGAACGACATCATCAAACATATCCGGGCCGAGCTGCTGAAGAATGTGGACCCCGTTTATCGTGAAGGCGCGCAGAATTACTTCAAGGAAGGCATTGTCCTGCACGGGGTGCGCCTTCCGGTGGTCCGGGCCATCTCGGCCAAGTACTACCGGCAGGTGAAGGGTTTGGAGAGAGTTGAGATCTTTGCCTTGTGCGACCAGTTGCTCTCCTACGGCACCAGCGAGGAGCGCACCATCGCCTTTGACTGGGCCTGGCGCCGCCGCCGGGAATTCCAGCCTTCGGACTTCAATGTCTTCGAACGCTGGCTTAAGGACCATGTCAACAACTGGGGTGGAGTGGACGACCTGTGCTGCCACACCTTCGGGTATTTTATAGACCGCTTCCCCGAGTTTCTCCCGAACTTCTTGCGCTGGACCAAGTCCAAACAATGGCCTTTGCGCCGGGCGGCGGCGGTGATTCTGATCTACCCCGTCAGGCGGGGCAAATATTTTAGTGATGTGCTAAAGACATCCGGCGCCCTGCTGTGTGACGATCACTACCTGGTGCAAAAAGGTTACGGCTGGCTGCTGAAAGAGTCCTGCAAAAAGTTCCCCGGAGAGGTGTTCGATTATGTAATGAAGAACAATAGGCAAATGCCCCGGACCGCCTTAAGATATGCCATAGAGAAGATGCCTGTTGCACAGCGTAAAAAGGCCATGTCGAAATAA